TGCCGGCGGTGTTGACGCGGACGTCGCCGTTGCCGGCGCGCTCCACCCGGTACGGCACCATCTTCATCTCTTCGTTGACTTCGTCGAACTTGCGGCCCATGAACCGCTTGATGGAGAACACGGTGTTCTCCGGGTTCGTGACGGCCTGACGCTTGGCCACCTGGCCGACGAGCCGCTCGCCGGACTTGGTGAAGCCCACCACGGACGGCGTAATGCGGCTTCCCTCCGGATTGGTGATGACGACCGGTTCGCCCCCCTCCATCACCGCCACCACGGAGTTCGTCGTGCCCAGGTCGATCCCGATGATCTTGCTCATGTCGTATGTCCTCGCCTTCCGCGAAACTTTATAATGTTGAAAGTATAAAATGTGAGTTCGAACATGTCAAGGCCGACCGTGGGCAATTTCTGAAATCCCTGTAAGCCGGTGATATACTGCCGATTGCCAACCTGCCCCACTCGAGAGGCTTTATGCGTCTCCGCCTCGCCTCTGCCCTTGCCTGTGTCCTTCTGGTCTGGCCGCTGACTGCCTTCGGAACGCCTCAGGTCGCGACGAGCCTCCAGAACCCCGAGCCCCTTCAGGATCCCGAGGCTGCCGCACCGGCGCACGTCGCCTACGTCGAGGGGGCGGTGGTGCTGGAGCGGGATGGCCGGCCGGAAACCGCGCCGCTGAACATGCCGCTTCTGACCGGCGACCGGCTCAAGACGCTGGAGGGCCGCGTCGAAGTGCTGTTTGCCGACGGCAGCGCGCTGCATCTGGACGCGCGCAGCACGATCGACCTCCAGTCTGACGAGCTCGTCCGTTTGATCGACGGGCGTCTGCGGCTGAACATCGCGGCCGACGGCGCGGCCCGATCGGCGCGGCTGCTCTATCGCGTCGATTCACCGGCGGGGTCGGTGCGCATCACGCAGGCCGGCGAATATCGTCTCGCCATTCTCCGCCGCGGCGAGGAAACGCAGCTGGAACTGGCGGTGCTGCGCGGCGGCGCCGAGATTTTCACGGACGAGGGATCGACGCCGCTAGGTGCCGGCGAGCGGGCGTATGCGAGCGCCGGTCTGGCGCCGTCGTACGCCTACGCCTACAACTCGGCGAACTGGGACGCGTTCGATCGCTGGTCCGAGGCGCGCCGCGACACCCGCGCCGGCGCGTCGGCGCAGTATCTTCCGTCCGAAGTCCGCGCCTATGCCTCCACGTTCGACGAGGAGGGGGACTGGCGTTACCAGCAGTCGTACGGCTACGTCTGGTATCCGCGCGTGGCGGTGAGCTGGCGTCCGTACTACTACGGCCGCTGGGCGCGGTATCCGCGGTTCGGCTGGACGTGGATTGGCGCCGACCGCTTCGCCTGGCCGACGCATCATTACGGCCGGTGGGGATTCTCCGCCGGGGCGTGGTTCTGGATTCCGGCGAGGCGCTGGGCGCCGGCCTACGTGTCGTGGGCGTACGCCCCGGGCTACGTGAGCTGGTGTCCGCTCGGCTTCGACAATCGTCCGGTGATCGCGATCAACATCTTCAACGTCGGTCCCGGCTACTACTCCTCCGGGCGGGCGTGGACCGCGGTCGGCTACAACTACTTCGGACGCGATTACGTGCACCGCCGCGCGGTGGATTGGGACCGGTTCGATCGCACCGGCCGGCCGTCGTTCCAGATCGCGCGATCCGCGCCGGCGTACCGCGACATCGCGGTGCCGCGCGCGTCGGGCGCGGCCACGGCTCAGGGCGCGCCGATTCGCTCGGCGGGGAACCGGGCCGTGCCGCGCTACATCAACCGCGGCGACGACATCGTGCGCTCGGAGACCGGCCGCCCGTCGGCGCCGCAGCGTCCAGACGCGAACTCGGCAGTGCCGCGCGGTTCGGCCGGGGCTCAGGGCATCCCGAGCCGAGAGGAACCCGGCCCGAGCCGTCTCGAGGGATCCGTCCCCAGCCGAGCCGAGCGCCGCGCCGCGCCGGCGGGACCGGCACGCCGAATCGAGACGCCCGCGGCACCCGAGCTGGCGCCTGACGTGCCGCGCTCGCGCGGCATGCGAGACGGCGTGAGGCCGTACACGCCACCGGCCTACGATCGCGGCGGCGTCCCGCGGAGTGACAATCCGGCGTACGTGCCGCCGTCGCGGACCTACGAACCGTACGCCGGCGGCCGGGCGGTGCCGCCCGCCGCACCGCCGCAGACGGCCGCCCCGTCCCGGGAGAGCGCGCCGCCCGCGGCGCCGGAGATGGCGCCGCGCGGTTACGCGCGTCCGCGCGGAGCGTTCGACTCGCCGCCGCCGCCACCTGCTGCCGCCAGTCCCGGTCCGCGTCAGCCTCCCGCGCCGCGCGCGATGCCGGCGCCCGAGCGCTCGGCGCCGTCGGGCGATCGCGCCGTGCCGCGCGGTTCCGGCGCGGCACGCCCCGGCCCGTCGGCTCCGCCGCCGGCGGCGGGGATGCCGAGCGGCGCGCGGTCGCGCGGGCGCGGCGGCGCGCAATAGCGGCCGGCACCCGGCACCCGGCAACCGGCTACCGGCTACCGGCAACCGGCAACCGGTTACCGGCAACTGGCAACTGGCAACCGGCTACCGGCTACCGGCAACTGGCAACTGGCAACTGGCAACTGGCAACTGCAACACACAGCGGCAGAAACGACCTGGATGGCTCAATACGTAGTTCGCCTCGCAAAGAACGCCGGCCTCGTCCTTCTCTTCGTCGTCGCGGCCTTCCTCGGCACGATCAGCGGGGTGCTGTTTGCGTTTGCCGGCGACCTGCCGGCGATCTCGGCGCTCGACGATTACGCGCCGAGCACGATTACCCGCGTCTATGCGTCGCGCGGCGAAATGGTCGGCGAGTTCTCCACCCAGCGGCGGGTGGTCGTGCCCTACGAAGCGATCTCGCCGAAGCTGCGGCAGGCGGTCATCGCCGCCGAGGACGCCGACTTCGAGCGCCATTTCGGGCTCAGCATCCAGCACATCTTCATCGCCGCGACCAAGGCGGTGGCCGGGTCGATCCGCGGCGCGATCACCGGCAAGTATTCGCGGCCGCGCGGCGCCAGCACGATCACGCAGCAGCTCGCGCGCGGGCTCTTCCCTGAAGCGGTCGGCTACGAGATCGGCGACGTCAGCCCCGAGCGCAAGATCAAGGAAGCGATCGTCGCGATGCAGATCGAGAAGCGCTACACCAAGCAGGAGATCTTCACCTTCTACGCCAACCAGATGTATCTCGGCGAGGGGGCGTACGGCGTCGAGGCGGCGGCGCGGACCTACTTCGGCAAGTCGGCGAAGGACGTCTCGCTCGACGAAGCCGCCATGCTCGCCGGCATCCTGCAGACGTGGCGCAACGCCCCGACCGTGAACATGGAGCGCGCCAAGCGGCGGCAGTCGTACGTGCTGCAGCAGATGGCCGACAAGGGGTTCATCACGCAGAAGGAGGCCGACGAGGCCAAGGCGCGGCCGATCGTGCTGGCCAATTCGACCTCGCAGCCGACCTCGATCGCGCCGTATTTCCTCGAAGAGGTCCGCAAGGAGCTGGAAGGGCGCTACGGCGCCAAGGCGCTCTACGAGAGCGGCCTCACGGTGACGACGGGGCTCGACATGCGGCTGCAGGAAGCGGCGAACCGGGCGCTCGACGCCGGGCTGCGGCGGGTCGATCGCATCCATGGGTTCCGCAAGGCGCGCCGCAACGTCCTCGACGAGCGTCACACCCTCGAGGGGTTCAAGCACCCGCGCTGGGATCGTCCGATCGCCGCCGGCGACGTCGTCCCGGCGGTGGTCACCAACGTCGATGCCGGATCGATCGACGTGCGCGCCGGACGGTATCGCGTGGCGATCGACAAGAAGGGCTTCGCCTGGACGCGCCGCTCCAACGCCACACAGCTGGTCAGGCGCGGCGACCTGGTCGACGCGAGGATCCTGACGATCGACGACGGGCAGGAGGCGGCGACGGGATCGCTGGAGCAGCCGCCGCTGGTCGAAGGGGCGGTGCTCGCCATCGACAACCGCACCGGCCAGATTCGCGCCATGGTCGGCGGCTACAGCTTCGAGCGCAGCAAGTTCAATCGCGCCACGCAGGCGTTCCGCCAGGTCGGGTCGGCGTTCAAGCCCTTCGTCTACACGGCGGCGATCGATCGCGGCTACACGCCGGCGACGCTGCTGCAGGACGCGCCGGTGACGTATCCCACCGGCCCGGGCCAGCCGCCGTACTCGCCGCAGAACTACGAGAAGGATTTCTGGGGGCCGGTCACCCTGCGCCGGGCGCTGGAGCACTCGCGCAACGTGCCCGCCATCCGGCTGATGGACGCGCTCGGCCCGAAGCAGGTCATCGCTTACGCCCGGCGTTTCGGTCTCTCCGCGCCGCTGCCGCCGTACCTGCCCATCGCGCTCGGCGCCGGCGACGAGACGCTGCTCGAAATGACCAGCGCGTATTCGGTGTTCCCGAACCAGGGCGTCCGCATGACGCCGTATTCGATCCTCAAGGTCACCGATCGCGAAGGCAATCTGCTCGAGGAGAACCGGCCGGAGCCGCAGGACGCGATCCGCGCCGACACCGCCTACGTGATGACCAGCATCATGCGCGGGGTGGTCGAGCACGGGACCGCGGTCAAGGCGGCCTCGCTGAACTGGCCGATCGCCGGCAAGACCGGCACGACCGACGACTTCAGCGACGCCTGGTTCATCGGCTTCGATCCCGACATCACGCTCGGCGTCTGGGTCGGCTACGACCAGAAGAAGCCGCTCGGCCGCGGGCAGTCGGGCGCGGAGGCGGCGCTGCCGATCTGGATCGAGATCTTCAAGACGTGGATCGGCGACCGCAAGGATCCGCCGCGATTCGAGCCGCCGGGCAACATCGTGTTCGTCGCCGTGGATCGCGCCACCGGCAACGCCGCCGAGCCGGGCACGCCGGGCGCCGCGACGGAAGCGTTCATCGCCGGCACGCAGCCGGGGTCGATACGGCAATAGCGGGAATTGGCGACCGGCGATTGCAGAGTGCCGATCGACGGTTGTCGATTGGATGATTGCAGATCGACGGATTGACGATTGGCGATTGCGATTGGCGATTGGATTGGCGATTGTTTACCGCGGACGCCGGAGAGTTCCCCGCAGTTGCTTCTCGTGGCGGTCGTGCTCAGCCTTCCTCTGCTCGGCAGTCTTGCGTGACTTCACGAGGATCGCGGTGAGCTCGTCGGCTTCCTGAATCAGTGGACCAGCCTGATCGAGCGTCACGCGGTTCGACTCGACGAGCAACTGCAGCCATCCCTTGGACTCGTCGGCCTCTTCCACCGCAACGCCAAGCTTTGCGATGAACTCCGCCTTGCTCCTCGCGCGGCAGGCCGCTCGATAGTTGCTGTCGGTCCCGCCGGACGAATCGACCAGCTGCGACACGATACGTTGCGTGCCCGCGTCTTTCGCGAGCGTGTCGCACAATTTGATCACACCGGCGGCGAACGTCTGAATTCTGGCCTGAAGTGCAATGGTCTTCGGATGCATCCGGCGCCCTGCTGCACGCGGGACGCCAAGAGCATTCAGGCCTGATTTCGCGAGCCTGTGTCGAATTCAATCACACAGTACGCAGCCGCTGCGAACTACCCCCCAATCTCCAATCGCCAATCCGTCGATCGCCAACCGCCAATCGCCAACCGTCGATCCGCAATCGCCAATCGCCAATCGCCAATCGCCAATCGCCGGTTACTCAGCGTCCTCCTCCGGCGTCGGGACCGCCAGCGCCCCCGAGGCCTTCTTCATCAGGTAAGCCTTGATGAACTGGTCGATGTCGCCGTCGAGCACGCGGCTGACGTCGCTGGTCTGCTCCCTGGTCCGCAGGTCCTTCACCATCTGATACGGCTGCAGGACGTAGTTGCGGATCTGCGAGCCGAACGCGATGTCGCGCTTCTCGCCGCCGAGCTGCGCCAGCCTCGCTTCCTGCTCCTTCTGCTTCAGATCGAACAGCCGCGCCTTGAGCACCTTCATCGCCTGCGCCCGGTTCTTGTGCTGCGAGCGCTCGTTCTGGCACGAGACGACGATCC
The genomic region above belongs to Vicinamibacterales bacterium and contains:
- a CDS encoding DUF6600 domain-containing protein, with the protein product MRLRLASALACVLLVWPLTAFGTPQVATSLQNPEPLQDPEAAAPAHVAYVEGAVVLERDGRPETAPLNMPLLTGDRLKTLEGRVEVLFADGSALHLDARSTIDLQSDELVRLIDGRLRLNIAADGAARSARLLYRVDSPAGSVRITQAGEYRLAILRRGEETQLELAVLRGGAEIFTDEGSTPLGAGERAYASAGLAPSYAYAYNSANWDAFDRWSEARRDTRAGASAQYLPSEVRAYASTFDEEGDWRYQQSYGYVWYPRVAVSWRPYYYGRWARYPRFGWTWIGADRFAWPTHHYGRWGFSAGAWFWIPARRWAPAYVSWAYAPGYVSWCPLGFDNRPVIAINIFNVGPGYYSSGRAWTAVGYNYFGRDYVHRRAVDWDRFDRTGRPSFQIARSAPAYRDIAVPRASGAATAQGAPIRSAGNRAVPRYINRGDDIVRSETGRPSAPQRPDANSAVPRGSAGAQGIPSREEPGPSRLEGSVPSRAERRAAPAGPARRIETPAAPELAPDVPRSRGMRDGVRPYTPPAYDRGGVPRSDNPAYVPPSRTYEPYAGGRAVPPAAPPQTAAPSRESAPPAAPEMAPRGYARPRGAFDSPPPPPAAASPGPRQPPAPRAMPAPERSAPSGDRAVPRGSGAARPGPSAPPPAAGMPSGARSRGRGGAQ
- a CDS encoding PBP1A family penicillin-binding protein; the encoded protein is MAQYVVRLAKNAGLVLLFVVAAFLGTISGVLFAFAGDLPAISALDDYAPSTITRVYASRGEMVGEFSTQRRVVVPYEAISPKLRQAVIAAEDADFERHFGLSIQHIFIAATKAVAGSIRGAITGKYSRPRGASTITQQLARGLFPEAVGYEIGDVSPERKIKEAIVAMQIEKRYTKQEIFTFYANQMYLGEGAYGVEAAARTYFGKSAKDVSLDEAAMLAGILQTWRNAPTVNMERAKRRQSYVLQQMADKGFITQKEADEAKARPIVLANSTSQPTSIAPYFLEEVRKELEGRYGAKALYESGLTVTTGLDMRLQEAANRALDAGLRRVDRIHGFRKARRNVLDERHTLEGFKHPRWDRPIAAGDVVPAVVTNVDAGSIDVRAGRYRVAIDKKGFAWTRRSNATQLVRRGDLVDARILTIDDGQEAATGSLEQPPLVEGAVLAIDNRTGQIRAMVGGYSFERSKFNRATQAFRQVGSAFKPFVYTAAIDRGYTPATLLQDAPVTYPTGPGQPPYSPQNYEKDFWGPVTLRRALEHSRNVPAIRLMDALGPKQVIAYARRFGLSAPLPPYLPIALGAGDETLLEMTSAYSVFPNQGVRMTPYSILKVTDREGNLLEENRPEPQDAIRADTAYVMTSIMRGVVEHGTAVKAASLNWPIAGKTGTTDDFSDAWFIGFDPDITLGVWVGYDQKKPLGRGQSGAEAALPIWIEIFKTWIGDRKDPPRFEPPGNIVFVAVDRATGNAAEPGTPGAATEAFIAGTQPGSIRQ
- a CDS encoding four helix bundle protein, with protein sequence MHPKTIALQARIQTFAAGVIKLCDTLAKDAGTQRIVSQLVDSSGGTDSNYRAACRARSKAEFIAKLGVAVEEADESKGWLQLLVESNRVTLDQAGPLIQEADELTAILVKSRKTAEQRKAEHDRHEKQLRGTLRRPR